In Mercurialis annua linkage group LG6, ddMerAnnu1.2, whole genome shotgun sequence, the following are encoded in one genomic region:
- the LOC130015692 gene encoding uncharacterized protein LOC130015692 codes for MKIPVENEVITIRGNQTLSRQCYMATMGSTVETMNIDTPELLLREKKAQKPRENLEKIELTEGSEICVKLRVDWPTDHREAIIARIKQYVTFSLEKQIAIRDEVEKLLKAGFIRKVDYPEWLANVVLIKKSNGRWRLCIDFTDLNNACPKDSFPLPNIDQLVDATCGFVVYAFLDASQGYHQILMNKDDEEKTAFTTDLGTYCYKKMPFVRSGKFLGHLISEKGIEANPKKIEAVMNMKAPKSVKEVQNLNGRVTALGSTPPVLGRPELGEILYLYLSVNDETAAEVLVKEDKGLQTPVYYLSRVLKGPEVRYPKIEKFVLALKVAAEKLRRYFEAHIIVVLADFIAETTASDQPEEADEQLLNWVLEVDGASNLEGFGVGMVLRGPHGVTLRSSVKFDFPASNNAAEYEALLIGLRMELGGKWVIEQVPRLENQEADVLAKAATVDEKIPGPLENWMQGIAHYLMDGTLPEDRDKAYKILRQAPYYAFLDGVLYRKSFTHPWSRCLTTEEGEYVLRELHEGICGAHIAPRMVAKKAVLQGYYWPLMVMQAEEIVKKCENCQRHQNIRHASTIEQCPITSSWPFATWGIDILGPFTATTGQKKFLIVAVDHFTKWIEVEAVSTITEARIRDFFWRQIVCRFGIPRALITDNGKQFNCRAFKEFCNDLHIDLRFTSVVHPQSNGITEVTNRTILKGLKARLGQYDKQWLEELPKVIWAYRTTPYVFSDIWV; via the exons atgaaaatcccagtaGAAAACGAGGTCATAACTATTAGGGGAAATCAAACCCTATCTCGGCAATGTTACATGGCAACGatgggcagcacggtggaaacgatgaacatcgatacaccGGAGCTGCTCCTCAGAGAGAAAAAGGCTCAGAAACCCCGGGAAAACTTAGAAAAAATTGAACTAACAGAGGGCTCCGAGATATGTGTGAAGCTGAGAGTAGATTGGCCAACTGATCACCGAGaagctatcatagctcggataaaacagtaCGT aactttctctTTAGAGAAACAGATTGCTATCCGAGATGAAGTGGAGAAGCTTTTGAAAGCCGGGTTCATCAGGAAAGTGGATTACCCGGAGTGGCTGGCCAATGTGGTTTTAATCAAGAAATCTAATGGcagatggaggctttgtatagatttcactgatctaaacaatgcctgcccGAAAGACAGTTTCCCTCTGCCAAACATCGACCAACTGGTAGATGCAACGTGTGGTTTCGTAGTCTATGCATTCTTAGATGCTTCTCAGGGATACCACCAAATCCTGATGAACAAGGATGATGAGGAAAAGACAGCGTTCACCACAGATCTGGGGACAtattgctacaagaagatgccttttg TACGGTCTGGGAAGTTTCTTGGGCACCTCATCTCAGAGAAAGGTATCGAGGCAAACCCGAAAAAAATCGAGGCAGTAATGAACATGAAAGCCCCTAAGTCGGTAAAAGAAGTACAAAATTTGAATGGAAGAGTCACGGCACTGGGAAG CACACCCCCGGTGCTAGGTAGACCCGAGCTAGGAGAAATCTTGTACTTATATCTCTCGGTGAATGATGAGACGGCAGCGGAAGTCCTGGTCAAGGAAGATAAAGGTCTGCAAACCCCAGTTTACTATCTCAGCAGAGTCCtgaaaggcccggaggtcagatacccaaagattgaaaaatttgtTTTGGCACTGAAAGTGGCAGCAGAAAAGCTAAGGAGATATTTTGAAGCTCACATCATAGTA GTATTGGCTGATTTTATAGCCGAGACCACGGCCAGTGATCAACCTGAGGAAGCTGATGAACAACTTCTAAATTGGGTCCTAGAAGTCGATGGAGCATCGAATCTGGAAGGATTTGGAGTAGGCATGGTCCTAAGAGGGCCTCACGGAGTTACACTCCGGAGCTCGGTAAAATTCGATTTCCCGGCGTCCAACAACGCCGCGGAATATGAGGCTCTGCTGATTGGATTGAGAATG GAGCTCGGGGGGAAATGGGTGATAGAGCAAGTTCCCCGCTTGGAAAACCAAGAAGCCGATGTACTGGCCAAGGCAGCAACAGTGGATGAAAAGATACCCGGG CCTTTGGAGAATTGGATGCAAGGCATAGCCCATTATCTGATGGACGGAACTCTGCCAGAAGACAGAGATAAAGCATACAAAATCCTGCGACAAGCCCCTTACTACGCTTTTCTCGACGGAGTCTTGTACAGGAAGTCATTCACCCATCCTTGGTCAAGATGCCTAACGACAGAAGAGGGCGAGTATGTTTTGAGAGAACTACACGAAGGTATTTGTGGGGCACACATAGCTCCTCGCATGGTAGCAAAGAAAGCAGTTCTGCAGGGGTATTACTGGCCCCTGATGGTCATGCAGGCTGAAGAGATAGTAAAGAAGTGTGAGAACTGTCAGAGGCACCAGAATATCCGACATGCTTCAACTATAGAGCAGTGTCCTATCACCAGTTCTTGGCCTTTTGCAACATGGGGGATTGACATTCTAGGACCATTCACAGcaaccacggggcagaaaaagttcttgatagtggcagtagatcacTTTACAAAGTGGATCGAGGTAGAAGCAGTAAGCACTATCACAGAAGCTCGAATCCGGGATTTCTTCTGGAGGCAAATTGTGTGCCGATTTGGGATACCCAGAGCATTGATAACCGACAATGGGAAGCAGTTCAATTGCCGAGCCTTTAAAGAATTTTGCAACGATTTGCACATCGACCTGCGCTTTACTTCAGTAGTTCATCCGCAGAGTAATGGGATAACCGAGGTGACCAACCGGACAATTCTGAAAGGGCTTAAGGCCAGGCTGGGGCAGTATGATAAACAATGGCTGGAAGAGCTACCTAAGGTTATCTGGGCTTACCGCACTACTCCATATGTTTTCTCTGACATATGGGTGTGA